The following proteins are co-located in the Neomonachus schauinslandi chromosome 8, ASM220157v2, whole genome shotgun sequence genome:
- the HMGN3 gene encoding high mobility group nucleosome-binding domain-containing protein 3 isoform X4: MPKRKPTRRSARLSAKPAPPKPEPKPRKTSAKKEPGTKINKGAKGKKEEKQEAGKEGTAPSENGETKAEEIHISRSTVNVSTSRGTPPSTLSVKGQIETVRVKGTVENSACLQWLEADSSSVVFFYHEQWELAGKASVAV; the protein is encoded by the exons cCCACTAGACGGTCTGCCAGATTGTCCGCG AAACCTGCTCCACCCAAACCTGAACCTAAACCAAGGAAAACATCTGCTAAG AAAGAACCGGGAACAAAGATTAACAAAGGTGctaaagggaagaaggaggaaaagcaagAAGCTGGAAAGGAAGGTACTGCACCATCTGAAAATGGTGAAACTAAAGCTGAAGAG ATCCACATCTCTCGCTCAACTGTTAATGTCTCAACCTCCAGAGGTACCCCACCCAGCACACTGTCAGTAAAGGGGCAGATTGAAACAGTGAGAGTTAAGGGTACAGTAGAAAATTCTGCATGTTTGCAGTGGCTAGAAGCAGATAGTAGTAGTGTGGtgtttttttatcatgaacagtGGGAGCTTGCAGGTAAAGCTTCTGTGGCCGTTTGA